TTTAAAGGTACGGAACGGGTTGATGTTATAGACCGCAAAACATTTAAAAACGGGTTATTGGAAAATCTGAACAGGACAAGAGTTTATTTGCAGGAACATCTGAATGTGAAATATAAGTATCGGGAAGACTGGAAACGCGAAAATATTTATGAACTTCCGTTGGATGCGTTGAGGGAAGCTGTTGCCAATGCTTTAATGCACCGCGATTATTTTGTAACGGGAGCAAATATAACTGTTTCTATATTTGACAACAGGGTTGAGGTTTCCAGCCCCGGAGGGCTTCCCAAACCTTTAACGGTAAAAGACCTGGGAAAGATGAGCAAAAGAAGGAATGAGGTAATAGCAGATTTGTTTTCCCGTCTGGACTTTGTAGAAAAACTAGGTACGGGGATAAACAAAATAAAAGGATGGATGAAAGAAGCTAACTTAAAGACGCCAAAAATGGAATCGACCGGTTTTTTCTTTATGACTTTTTATAGAGATGCATATGATGTCCCTAAAATGTCCCTGAATGTCCCTAAAATGTCCCTGAATGTCCCTAAACAAGAAAGGTTTAGATATATAATAAACAAAGTCAAATCAATTGAAATGTTTACTTCATTGACTTTAGCTAAAGAATTAAATGTTAACGAGAAAACTATTGATAGAGATTTAGAAGAATTGAAAAGGATGAAAATAATACAATATCTTGGTTCAAAACGTAAAGGGTATTATAAACTAATAAAAACATGAGAAGGAAACTAAAACATATATGTTAAGTATTCCAAAAAACGTAGTGTTAGTATATTCCGACGCACGGGAAAACACAAGGGTCTCTACCGACGGGTTCGTTCCGTTAGTTGCAGAAGTTGATTCCGCTGGTACGCCGATAAGCTGGTTTTTCGATACGTTTTTAATGACTGGATTGGTCACCCCGTCGGGACGAGGATTTATCCACCACGGAGGCGAATTGGCGTTACGCGAAGAATGGGACTGGTTTATTGACCGTATGCTGGGTAACGGTGAGCAAATCAAGTGGTTGAACGACGCAGTGGTGAATACAGCAAAAGTGCTTAAAACGTCAAATACGGCGGACATCCATCGGGTAAATGTTATCCTCGCGATCCCATACCCCGCAAGCAGCGGAAGTTGTGATAACCGGCTTAACCTCGTAAAATGGTATGTTGACGAAACGTTGAAACGGGTTCAATCAGCTGGATTTACAAATATAAACTTCATCGGCTACTACTGGATAGCGGAAAGTTGGAGGAAAGAAGCTGACGGCCTGATTATCCCCGAGGTAGCGAAATACGTGGAGTCAAAAGGGTACGGCCTGTTTTGGGTACCCTACTCCGGTGCGGTGGTTGACGGATGGAAATCTTTGGGGTTCCGTAACGCGATGCTGCAGCCTAATTTTGCGTTCCGCGATGTTGGGCTTGAACGGTTTGACGAAATTGAAGCGTTACGCCAAAACCACGGGCTCACAATTGAACTCGAACTCGCATCCTATACCCGCGGGCAAAAGATGGACTGGAAACATTCGTTTATCGAGTATTGCAAAGCAGCCTTACGGTACGGGTGGAATACTAAATATCCGGTTGGGTATTACGTTGGAAATACGTTTGTAACTTACGCGAAAGATAAAGAGTTGTTCATGTATTATAGATTAATTACCAAACTTGTTAATGGAACGCTGAGATTGACCGATTTGGATAATCTGTAGAAATATTTTGTATAATATCATCGGAGTACTTAAACAAATATTTTAGAAGGAGTAAATTTTATGGGTAAAGAACTTAAATGCGCGATTATCGGACTTGATACTAGCCATACGATAGCGTTTACACAACGCATGCAGGCGCCGGACTGTAAGCCTGAAC
The genomic region above belongs to Elusimicrobiota bacterium and contains:
- a CDS encoding ATP-binding protein, coding for MTMHKTDLEIISQEGEGQIIEFKEAFTPLIVKEIVAFANSTGGRVFIGIDDYGKVKGIKITNSLKSQITDIARNCDPAISVSMQALENVLVVKVEEGTNKPYQCKEGFFLRQGPNAQKLTRDQILQLCIDESKIRFDTQLSPKFKYPQDFDNNLFNQYIEAAKIDFSYKTEDVLINLGVAQKKASQLLLNNTGILFFAKEPCKFFPSAYVDVVVFKGTERVDVIDRKTFKNGLLENLNRTRVYLQEHLNVKYKYREDWKRENIYELPLDALREAVANALMHRDYFVTGANITVSIFDNRVEVSSPGGLPKPLTVKDLGKMSKRRNEVIADLFSRLDFVEKLGTGINKIKGWMKEANLKTPKMESTGFFFMTFYRDAYDVPKMSLNVPKMSLNVPKQERFRYIINKVKSIEMFTSLTLAKELNVNEKTIDRDLEELKRMKIIQYLGSKRKGYYKLIKT
- a CDS encoding DUF4855 domain-containing protein, whose product is MLSIPKNVVLVYSDARENTRVSTDGFVPLVAEVDSAGTPISWFFDTFLMTGLVTPSGRGFIHHGGELALREEWDWFIDRMLGNGEQIKWLNDAVVNTAKVLKTSNTADIHRVNVILAIPYPASSGSCDNRLNLVKWYVDETLKRVQSAGFTNINFIGYYWIAESWRKEADGLIIPEVAKYVESKGYGLFWVPYSGAVVDGWKSLGFRNAMLQPNFAFRDVGLERFDEIEALRQNHGLTIELELASYTRGQKMDWKHSFIEYCKAALRYGWNTKYPVGYYVGNTFVTYAKDKELFMYYRLITKLVNGTLRLTDLDNL